In Gossypium raimondii isolate GPD5lz chromosome 12, ASM2569854v1, whole genome shotgun sequence, a single window of DNA contains:
- the LOC105765372 gene encoding uncharacterized protein LOC105765372 isoform X1 yields the protein MSERSKAAMNVFSIPTPSSRLSPLARPFTITSPFNRHESFDPLLDSTSGLDQPFPYLNLGGQRQQGYCAYHSDSTAITATPFVNDLDFEPNSCFINNPFVDPLVQTSFTPSSSSFSNVDPESGVLGTATNHHGLQGNLLQQGTTIEVSKLVSETSSVLHERDDRIRPEYKDKTLTESSVFRMANSKVNLSNICLTKSCSIASGLISSSRPQHTQSQLSYSVPLLSTSHCDSTIINNERCFPNLASCAAETLVSCAPKHFAYSAQTFKPSSASYNPPIVNPVPLENVAYGGIDALSKTDSYFGYVVPGMIGSDMVQSPLDKVACQDLLLRTIVEPACNETKSPSIMAKSKLQIACPNVHEDLALEQHGAKAGIADDKCSSNSDDSDVDSPCWPGTQAYKSLFSCSVPVNSEDSKGQSPFRVSVSPKLEHSKNEKVARNSLNPLAPVFIPANSKQKADYHQKDCHGDNSLASQNIGALAAISSRENELLGSARAGTCPSERIDDIGFHFSFDAYDSRLEYGSPCCFQPPGKESVISESQLENVTGCMEGIANATYNALDSVADMAQAGQSSSISFPTTEISLTSHSIGDGVFSDLTQRFQEPPKSTPPKLDVNLMINTIQFLSELLLQNYSFALGSMSEHEHDKILNIINNLYGVIRHWAGERGVRPESSHLSTLYGKRQAADHREIQVIKEHEIPPEALFYRKLWLEAKEASNLMKYRAHGSHTKPELEKC from the exons ATGAGTGAAAGAAGTAAAGCGGCCATGAATGTCTTTTCAATCCCTACACCCTCGTCTCGTTTGTCTCCTTTGGCTCGTCCGTTCACCATCACCAGCCCTTTCAATCGCCATGAATCTTTTGACCCTTTGCTTGACTCTACTTCCGGTCTTGATCAACCCTTTCCTTACCTGAATTTGGGTGGTCAACGTCAACAAGGCTACTGTGCTTACCACTCTGACTCTACTGCAATTACTGCTACCCCTTTTGTCAATGACCTTGACTTCGAGCCTAATTCTTGTTTTATAAACAACCCTTTCGTGGATCCTCTAGTTCAAACCAGTTTCACTCCTAGTTCTTCAAGCTTTAGCAATGTGGACCCAGAGAGTGGAGTGCTGGGAACTGCTACAAATCATCACGGGTTACAAGGGAACCTGCTTCAGCAAG GTACTACTATTGAAGTATCAAAACTTGTTAGTGAAACATCTTCTGTTTTGCATGAAAGAGATGATAGAATTAGACCAGAATACAAGGATAAAACACTTACAGAAAGCAGTGTTTTTCGAATGGCTAATTCCAAAGTAAATTTGTCGAATATATGTTTGACGAAGTCGTGTTCAATAGCATCAGGTTTGATCTCTTCTTCAAGACCTCAACATACTCAGAGTCAACTGTCGTACTCAGTGCCATTGCTGAGTACGAGTCATTGTGATTCAACTATTATTAACAATGAGAGATGCTTTCCCAATCTTGCCTCTTGTGCAGCTGAAACTCTGGTTTCATGTGCACCAAAGCATTTTGCTTATTCAGCTCAAACTTTCAAACCATCAAGTGCTAGTTACAATCCACCAATTGTTAATCCTGTTCCGTTAGAGAATGTGGCTTATGGTGGCATTGATGCACTCAGCAAAACGGATTCATATTTTGGCTATGTCGTGCCTGGCATGATTGGTAGTGATATGGTGCAGAGTCCCCTAGACAAGGTTGCTTGCCAAGACCTTTTATTGAGAACTATTGTTGAACCTGCCTGCAATGAGACTAAAAGCCCTTCTATTATGGCAAAATCCAAGCTTCAAATTGCTTGTCCCAATGTTCATGAAGACTTGGCTTTAGAACAACATGGTGCTAAAGCAGGTATAGCTGATGATAAATGTTCCAGCAACAGTGATGATTCGGATGTAGATTCACCTTGCTGGCCAGGAACACAGGCATATAAGTCTCTGTTTAGCTGTTCAGTGCCTGTGAATTCAGAAGATTCTAAGGGTCAATCTCCTTTCAGAGTTTCAGTGTCTCCGAAATTAGAACATTCTAAGAATGAAAAAGTGGCACGTAATAGTTTAAATCCTCTGGCACCTGTGTTTATTCCTGCAAATTCTAAACAAAAAGCTGATTATCATCAGAAGGATTGTCATGGAGATAATTCTCTCGCTTCTCAGAATATTGGAGCTTTAGCTGCTATTTCTTCAAGAGAAAATGAATTATTGGGTTCTGCTAGAGCAGGCACATGTCCTTCAGAAAGGATCGATGATATAGgattccatttttcttttgatgccTATGACTCAAGACTCGAGTATGGCAGTCCTTGCTGTTTTCAACCTCCTGGGAAAGAGAGTGTTATCTCTGAAAGTCAGCTTGAAAATGTTACTGGCTGCATGGAGGGTATTGCTAATGCAACATATAATGCGTTAGACAGTGTTGCGGACATGGCACAGGCTGGGCAAAGTTCTAGCATCTCATTCCCTACAACAGAAATTTCCCTGACTTCACATTCAATTGGAGATGGTGTTTTTTCTGATTTAACTCAAAGATTTCAAGAGCCGCCCAAGTCTACACCTCCCAAACTTGAtgttaatttaatgattaatacAATCCAATTTTTGTCGGAGTTGCTTCTACAGAATTATTCATTTGCTTTAGGTTCAATGAGTGAGCATGAACATGATAAGATccttaatataattaataaccTTTATGGTGTTATCAGACATTGGGCTGGTGAAAGAGGTGTAAGGCCCGAATCAAGTCACTTGAGCACTTTATATGGTAAGAGACAAGCAGCTGATCACCGTGAG ATCCAGGTTATTAAGGAGCATGAAATTCCACCAGAAGCCTTATTTTATAGGAAACTGTGGCTTGAGGCTAAAGAAGCTTCTAACTTAATGAAGTATCGAGCGCATGGCTCGCACACGAAACCAGAGCTAGAGAAATGCTGA
- the LOC105765372 gene encoding uncharacterized protein LOC105765372 isoform X2, which produces MSERSKAAMNVFSIPTPSSRLSPLARPFTITSPFNRHESFDPLLDSTSGLDQPFPYLNLGGQRQQGYCAYHSDSTAITATPFVNDLDFEPNSCFINNPFVDPLVQTSFTPSSSSFSNVDPESGVLGTATNHHGLQGNLLQQGTTIEVSKLVSETSSVLHERDDRIRPEYKDKTLTESSVFRMANSKVNLSNICLTKSCSIASGLISSSRPQHTQSQLSYSVPLLSTSHCDSTIINNERCFPNLASCAAETLVSCAPKHFAYSAQTFKPSSASYNPPIVNPVPLENVAYGGIDALSKTDSYFGYVVPGMIGSDMVQSPLDKVACQDLLLRTIVEPACNETKSPSIMAKSKLQIACPNVHEDLALEQHGAKAGIADDKCSSNSDDSDVDSPCWPGTQAYKSLFSCSVPVNSEDSKGQSPFRVSVSPKLEHSKNEKVARNSLNPLAPVFIPANSKQKADYHQKDCHGDNSLASQNIGALAAISSRENELLGSARAGTCPSERIDDIGFHFSFDAYDSRLEYGSPCCFQPPGKESVISESQLENVTGCMEGIANATYNALDSVADMAQAGQSSSISFPTTEISLTSHSIGDGVFSDLTQRFQEPPKSTPPKLDVNLMINTIQFLSELLLQNYSFALGSMSEHEHDKILNIINNLYGVIRHWAGERGVRPESSHLSTLYGKRQAADHREVIKEHEIPPEALFYRKLWLEAKEASNLMKYRAHGSHTKPELEKC; this is translated from the exons ATGAGTGAAAGAAGTAAAGCGGCCATGAATGTCTTTTCAATCCCTACACCCTCGTCTCGTTTGTCTCCTTTGGCTCGTCCGTTCACCATCACCAGCCCTTTCAATCGCCATGAATCTTTTGACCCTTTGCTTGACTCTACTTCCGGTCTTGATCAACCCTTTCCTTACCTGAATTTGGGTGGTCAACGTCAACAAGGCTACTGTGCTTACCACTCTGACTCTACTGCAATTACTGCTACCCCTTTTGTCAATGACCTTGACTTCGAGCCTAATTCTTGTTTTATAAACAACCCTTTCGTGGATCCTCTAGTTCAAACCAGTTTCACTCCTAGTTCTTCAAGCTTTAGCAATGTGGACCCAGAGAGTGGAGTGCTGGGAACTGCTACAAATCATCACGGGTTACAAGGGAACCTGCTTCAGCAAG GTACTACTATTGAAGTATCAAAACTTGTTAGTGAAACATCTTCTGTTTTGCATGAAAGAGATGATAGAATTAGACCAGAATACAAGGATAAAACACTTACAGAAAGCAGTGTTTTTCGAATGGCTAATTCCAAAGTAAATTTGTCGAATATATGTTTGACGAAGTCGTGTTCAATAGCATCAGGTTTGATCTCTTCTTCAAGACCTCAACATACTCAGAGTCAACTGTCGTACTCAGTGCCATTGCTGAGTACGAGTCATTGTGATTCAACTATTATTAACAATGAGAGATGCTTTCCCAATCTTGCCTCTTGTGCAGCTGAAACTCTGGTTTCATGTGCACCAAAGCATTTTGCTTATTCAGCTCAAACTTTCAAACCATCAAGTGCTAGTTACAATCCACCAATTGTTAATCCTGTTCCGTTAGAGAATGTGGCTTATGGTGGCATTGATGCACTCAGCAAAACGGATTCATATTTTGGCTATGTCGTGCCTGGCATGATTGGTAGTGATATGGTGCAGAGTCCCCTAGACAAGGTTGCTTGCCAAGACCTTTTATTGAGAACTATTGTTGAACCTGCCTGCAATGAGACTAAAAGCCCTTCTATTATGGCAAAATCCAAGCTTCAAATTGCTTGTCCCAATGTTCATGAAGACTTGGCTTTAGAACAACATGGTGCTAAAGCAGGTATAGCTGATGATAAATGTTCCAGCAACAGTGATGATTCGGATGTAGATTCACCTTGCTGGCCAGGAACACAGGCATATAAGTCTCTGTTTAGCTGTTCAGTGCCTGTGAATTCAGAAGATTCTAAGGGTCAATCTCCTTTCAGAGTTTCAGTGTCTCCGAAATTAGAACATTCTAAGAATGAAAAAGTGGCACGTAATAGTTTAAATCCTCTGGCACCTGTGTTTATTCCTGCAAATTCTAAACAAAAAGCTGATTATCATCAGAAGGATTGTCATGGAGATAATTCTCTCGCTTCTCAGAATATTGGAGCTTTAGCTGCTATTTCTTCAAGAGAAAATGAATTATTGGGTTCTGCTAGAGCAGGCACATGTCCTTCAGAAAGGATCGATGATATAGgattccatttttcttttgatgccTATGACTCAAGACTCGAGTATGGCAGTCCTTGCTGTTTTCAACCTCCTGGGAAAGAGAGTGTTATCTCTGAAAGTCAGCTTGAAAATGTTACTGGCTGCATGGAGGGTATTGCTAATGCAACATATAATGCGTTAGACAGTGTTGCGGACATGGCACAGGCTGGGCAAAGTTCTAGCATCTCATTCCCTACAACAGAAATTTCCCTGACTTCACATTCAATTGGAGATGGTGTTTTTTCTGATTTAACTCAAAGATTTCAAGAGCCGCCCAAGTCTACACCTCCCAAACTTGAtgttaatttaatgattaatacAATCCAATTTTTGTCGGAGTTGCTTCTACAGAATTATTCATTTGCTTTAGGTTCAATGAGTGAGCATGAACATGATAAGATccttaatataattaataaccTTTATGGTGTTATCAGACATTGGGCTGGTGAAAGAGGTGTAAGGCCCGAATCAAGTCACTTGAGCACTTTATATGGTAAGAGACAAGCAGCTGATCACCGTGAG GTTATTAAGGAGCATGAAATTCCACCAGAAGCCTTATTTTATAGGAAACTGTGGCTTGAGGCTAAAGAAGCTTCTAACTTAATGAAGTATCGAGCGCATGGCTCGCACACGAAACCAGAGCTAGAGAAATGCTGA
- the LOC105765372 gene encoding uncharacterized protein LOC105765372 isoform X3 — MSERSKAAMNVFSIPTPSSRLSPLARPFTITSPFNRHESFDPLLDSTSGLDQPFPYLNLGGQRQQGYCAYHSDSTAITATPFVNDLDFEPNSCFINNPFVDPLVQTSFTPSSSSFSNVDPESGVLGTATNHHGLQGNLLQQGTTIEVSKLVSETSSVLHERDDRIRPEYKDKTLTESSVFRMANSKVNLSNICLTKSCSIASAETLVSCAPKHFAYSAQTFKPSSASYNPPIVNPVPLENVAYGGIDALSKTDSYFGYVVPGMIGSDMVQSPLDKVACQDLLLRTIVEPACNETKSPSIMAKSKLQIACPNVHEDLALEQHGAKAGIADDKCSSNSDDSDVDSPCWPGTQAYKSLFSCSVPVNSEDSKGQSPFRVSVSPKLEHSKNEKVARNSLNPLAPVFIPANSKQKADYHQKDCHGDNSLASQNIGALAAISSRENELLGSARAGTCPSERIDDIGFHFSFDAYDSRLEYGSPCCFQPPGKESVISESQLENVTGCMEGIANATYNALDSVADMAQAGQSSSISFPTTEISLTSHSIGDGVFSDLTQRFQEPPKSTPPKLDVNLMINTIQFLSELLLQNYSFALGSMSEHEHDKILNIINNLYGVIRHWAGERGVRPESSHLSTLYGKRQAADHREIQVIKEHEIPPEALFYRKLWLEAKEASNLMKYRAHGSHTKPELEKC; from the exons ATGAGTGAAAGAAGTAAAGCGGCCATGAATGTCTTTTCAATCCCTACACCCTCGTCTCGTTTGTCTCCTTTGGCTCGTCCGTTCACCATCACCAGCCCTTTCAATCGCCATGAATCTTTTGACCCTTTGCTTGACTCTACTTCCGGTCTTGATCAACCCTTTCCTTACCTGAATTTGGGTGGTCAACGTCAACAAGGCTACTGTGCTTACCACTCTGACTCTACTGCAATTACTGCTACCCCTTTTGTCAATGACCTTGACTTCGAGCCTAATTCTTGTTTTATAAACAACCCTTTCGTGGATCCTCTAGTTCAAACCAGTTTCACTCCTAGTTCTTCAAGCTTTAGCAATGTGGACCCAGAGAGTGGAGTGCTGGGAACTGCTACAAATCATCACGGGTTACAAGGGAACCTGCTTCAGCAAG GTACTACTATTGAAGTATCAAAACTTGTTAGTGAAACATCTTCTGTTTTGCATGAAAGAGATGATAGAATTAGACCAGAATACAAGGATAAAACACTTACAGAAAGCAGTGTTTTTCGAATGGCTAATTCCAAAGTAAATTTGTCGAATATATGTTTGACGAAGTCGTGTTCAATAGCATCAG CTGAAACTCTGGTTTCATGTGCACCAAAGCATTTTGCTTATTCAGCTCAAACTTTCAAACCATCAAGTGCTAGTTACAATCCACCAATTGTTAATCCTGTTCCGTTAGAGAATGTGGCTTATGGTGGCATTGATGCACTCAGCAAAACGGATTCATATTTTGGCTATGTCGTGCCTGGCATGATTGGTAGTGATATGGTGCAGAGTCCCCTAGACAAGGTTGCTTGCCAAGACCTTTTATTGAGAACTATTGTTGAACCTGCCTGCAATGAGACTAAAAGCCCTTCTATTATGGCAAAATCCAAGCTTCAAATTGCTTGTCCCAATGTTCATGAAGACTTGGCTTTAGAACAACATGGTGCTAAAGCAGGTATAGCTGATGATAAATGTTCCAGCAACAGTGATGATTCGGATGTAGATTCACCTTGCTGGCCAGGAACACAGGCATATAAGTCTCTGTTTAGCTGTTCAGTGCCTGTGAATTCAGAAGATTCTAAGGGTCAATCTCCTTTCAGAGTTTCAGTGTCTCCGAAATTAGAACATTCTAAGAATGAAAAAGTGGCACGTAATAGTTTAAATCCTCTGGCACCTGTGTTTATTCCTGCAAATTCTAAACAAAAAGCTGATTATCATCAGAAGGATTGTCATGGAGATAATTCTCTCGCTTCTCAGAATATTGGAGCTTTAGCTGCTATTTCTTCAAGAGAAAATGAATTATTGGGTTCTGCTAGAGCAGGCACATGTCCTTCAGAAAGGATCGATGATATAGgattccatttttcttttgatgccTATGACTCAAGACTCGAGTATGGCAGTCCTTGCTGTTTTCAACCTCCTGGGAAAGAGAGTGTTATCTCTGAAAGTCAGCTTGAAAATGTTACTGGCTGCATGGAGGGTATTGCTAATGCAACATATAATGCGTTAGACAGTGTTGCGGACATGGCACAGGCTGGGCAAAGTTCTAGCATCTCATTCCCTACAACAGAAATTTCCCTGACTTCACATTCAATTGGAGATGGTGTTTTTTCTGATTTAACTCAAAGATTTCAAGAGCCGCCCAAGTCTACACCTCCCAAACTTGAtgttaatttaatgattaatacAATCCAATTTTTGTCGGAGTTGCTTCTACAGAATTATTCATTTGCTTTAGGTTCAATGAGTGAGCATGAACATGATAAGATccttaatataattaataaccTTTATGGTGTTATCAGACATTGGGCTGGTGAAAGAGGTGTAAGGCCCGAATCAAGTCACTTGAGCACTTTATATGGTAAGAGACAAGCAGCTGATCACCGTGAG ATCCAGGTTATTAAGGAGCATGAAATTCCACCAGAAGCCTTATTTTATAGGAAACTGTGGCTTGAGGCTAAAGAAGCTTCTAACTTAATGAAGTATCGAGCGCATGGCTCGCACACGAAACCAGAGCTAGAGAAATGCTGA
- the LOC105765372 gene encoding uncharacterized protein LOC105765372 isoform X5: MSERSKAAMNVFSIPTPSSRLSPLARPFTITSPFNRHESFDPLLDSTSGLDQPFPYLNLGGQRQQGYCAYHSDSTAITATPFVNDLDFEPNSCFINNPFVDPLVQTSFTPSSSSFSNVDPESGVLGTATNHHGLQGNLLQQGLISSSRPQHTQSQLSYSVPLLSTSHCDSTIINNERCFPNLASCAAETLVSCAPKHFAYSAQTFKPSSASYNPPIVNPVPLENVAYGGIDALSKTDSYFGYVVPGMIGSDMVQSPLDKVACQDLLLRTIVEPACNETKSPSIMAKSKLQIACPNVHEDLALEQHGAKAGIADDKCSSNSDDSDVDSPCWPGTQAYKSLFSCSVPVNSEDSKGQSPFRVSVSPKLEHSKNEKVARNSLNPLAPVFIPANSKQKADYHQKDCHGDNSLASQNIGALAAISSRENELLGSARAGTCPSERIDDIGFHFSFDAYDSRLEYGSPCCFQPPGKESVISESQLENVTGCMEGIANATYNALDSVADMAQAGQSSSISFPTTEISLTSHSIGDGVFSDLTQRFQEPPKSTPPKLDVNLMINTIQFLSELLLQNYSFALGSMSEHEHDKILNIINNLYGVIRHWAGERGVRPESSHLSTLYGKRQAADHREIQVIKEHEIPPEALFYRKLWLEAKEASNLMKYRAHGSHTKPELEKC, encoded by the exons ATGAGTGAAAGAAGTAAAGCGGCCATGAATGTCTTTTCAATCCCTACACCCTCGTCTCGTTTGTCTCCTTTGGCTCGTCCGTTCACCATCACCAGCCCTTTCAATCGCCATGAATCTTTTGACCCTTTGCTTGACTCTACTTCCGGTCTTGATCAACCCTTTCCTTACCTGAATTTGGGTGGTCAACGTCAACAAGGCTACTGTGCTTACCACTCTGACTCTACTGCAATTACTGCTACCCCTTTTGTCAATGACCTTGACTTCGAGCCTAATTCTTGTTTTATAAACAACCCTTTCGTGGATCCTCTAGTTCAAACCAGTTTCACTCCTAGTTCTTCAAGCTTTAGCAATGTGGACCCAGAGAGTGGAGTGCTGGGAACTGCTACAAATCATCACGGGTTACAAGGGAACCTGCTTCAGCAAG GTTTGATCTCTTCTTCAAGACCTCAACATACTCAGAGTCAACTGTCGTACTCAGTGCCATTGCTGAGTACGAGTCATTGTGATTCAACTATTATTAACAATGAGAGATGCTTTCCCAATCTTGCCTCTTGTGCAGCTGAAACTCTGGTTTCATGTGCACCAAAGCATTTTGCTTATTCAGCTCAAACTTTCAAACCATCAAGTGCTAGTTACAATCCACCAATTGTTAATCCTGTTCCGTTAGAGAATGTGGCTTATGGTGGCATTGATGCACTCAGCAAAACGGATTCATATTTTGGCTATGTCGTGCCTGGCATGATTGGTAGTGATATGGTGCAGAGTCCCCTAGACAAGGTTGCTTGCCAAGACCTTTTATTGAGAACTATTGTTGAACCTGCCTGCAATGAGACTAAAAGCCCTTCTATTATGGCAAAATCCAAGCTTCAAATTGCTTGTCCCAATGTTCATGAAGACTTGGCTTTAGAACAACATGGTGCTAAAGCAGGTATAGCTGATGATAAATGTTCCAGCAACAGTGATGATTCGGATGTAGATTCACCTTGCTGGCCAGGAACACAGGCATATAAGTCTCTGTTTAGCTGTTCAGTGCCTGTGAATTCAGAAGATTCTAAGGGTCAATCTCCTTTCAGAGTTTCAGTGTCTCCGAAATTAGAACATTCTAAGAATGAAAAAGTGGCACGTAATAGTTTAAATCCTCTGGCACCTGTGTTTATTCCTGCAAATTCTAAACAAAAAGCTGATTATCATCAGAAGGATTGTCATGGAGATAATTCTCTCGCTTCTCAGAATATTGGAGCTTTAGCTGCTATTTCTTCAAGAGAAAATGAATTATTGGGTTCTGCTAGAGCAGGCACATGTCCTTCAGAAAGGATCGATGATATAGgattccatttttcttttgatgccTATGACTCAAGACTCGAGTATGGCAGTCCTTGCTGTTTTCAACCTCCTGGGAAAGAGAGTGTTATCTCTGAAAGTCAGCTTGAAAATGTTACTGGCTGCATGGAGGGTATTGCTAATGCAACATATAATGCGTTAGACAGTGTTGCGGACATGGCACAGGCTGGGCAAAGTTCTAGCATCTCATTCCCTACAACAGAAATTTCCCTGACTTCACATTCAATTGGAGATGGTGTTTTTTCTGATTTAACTCAAAGATTTCAAGAGCCGCCCAAGTCTACACCTCCCAAACTTGAtgttaatttaatgattaatacAATCCAATTTTTGTCGGAGTTGCTTCTACAGAATTATTCATTTGCTTTAGGTTCAATGAGTGAGCATGAACATGATAAGATccttaatataattaataaccTTTATGGTGTTATCAGACATTGGGCTGGTGAAAGAGGTGTAAGGCCCGAATCAAGTCACTTGAGCACTTTATATGGTAAGAGACAAGCAGCTGATCACCGTGAG ATCCAGGTTATTAAGGAGCATGAAATTCCACCAGAAGCCTTATTTTATAGGAAACTGTGGCTTGAGGCTAAAGAAGCTTCTAACTTAATGAAGTATCGAGCGCATGGCTCGCACACGAAACCAGAGCTAGAGAAATGCTGA
- the LOC105765372 gene encoding uncharacterized protein LOC105765372 isoform X4 encodes MSERSKAAMNVFSIPTPSSRLSPLARPFTITSPFNRHESFDPLLDSTSGLDQPFPYLNLGGQRQQGYCAYHSDSTAITATPFVNDLDFEPNSCFINNPFVDPLVQTSFTPSSSSFSNVDPESGVLGTATNHHGLQGNLLQQASGLISSSRPQHTQSQLSYSVPLLSTSHCDSTIINNERCFPNLASCAAETLVSCAPKHFAYSAQTFKPSSASYNPPIVNPVPLENVAYGGIDALSKTDSYFGYVVPGMIGSDMVQSPLDKVACQDLLLRTIVEPACNETKSPSIMAKSKLQIACPNVHEDLALEQHGAKAGIADDKCSSNSDDSDVDSPCWPGTQAYKSLFSCSVPVNSEDSKGQSPFRVSVSPKLEHSKNEKVARNSLNPLAPVFIPANSKQKADYHQKDCHGDNSLASQNIGALAAISSRENELLGSARAGTCPSERIDDIGFHFSFDAYDSRLEYGSPCCFQPPGKESVISESQLENVTGCMEGIANATYNALDSVADMAQAGQSSSISFPTTEISLTSHSIGDGVFSDLTQRFQEPPKSTPPKLDVNLMINTIQFLSELLLQNYSFALGSMSEHEHDKILNIINNLYGVIRHWAGERGVRPESSHLSTLYGKRQAADHREIQVIKEHEIPPEALFYRKLWLEAKEASNLMKYRAHGSHTKPELEKC; translated from the exons ATGAGTGAAAGAAGTAAAGCGGCCATGAATGTCTTTTCAATCCCTACACCCTCGTCTCGTTTGTCTCCTTTGGCTCGTCCGTTCACCATCACCAGCCCTTTCAATCGCCATGAATCTTTTGACCCTTTGCTTGACTCTACTTCCGGTCTTGATCAACCCTTTCCTTACCTGAATTTGGGTGGTCAACGTCAACAAGGCTACTGTGCTTACCACTCTGACTCTACTGCAATTACTGCTACCCCTTTTGTCAATGACCTTGACTTCGAGCCTAATTCTTGTTTTATAAACAACCCTTTCGTGGATCCTCTAGTTCAAACCAGTTTCACTCCTAGTTCTTCAAGCTTTAGCAATGTGGACCCAGAGAGTGGAGTGCTGGGAACTGCTACAAATCATCACGGGTTACAAGGGAACCTGCTTCAGCAAG CATCAGGTTTGATCTCTTCTTCAAGACCTCAACATACTCAGAGTCAACTGTCGTACTCAGTGCCATTGCTGAGTACGAGTCATTGTGATTCAACTATTATTAACAATGAGAGATGCTTTCCCAATCTTGCCTCTTGTGCAGCTGAAACTCTGGTTTCATGTGCACCAAAGCATTTTGCTTATTCAGCTCAAACTTTCAAACCATCAAGTGCTAGTTACAATCCACCAATTGTTAATCCTGTTCCGTTAGAGAATGTGGCTTATGGTGGCATTGATGCACTCAGCAAAACGGATTCATATTTTGGCTATGTCGTGCCTGGCATGATTGGTAGTGATATGGTGCAGAGTCCCCTAGACAAGGTTGCTTGCCAAGACCTTTTATTGAGAACTATTGTTGAACCTGCCTGCAATGAGACTAAAAGCCCTTCTATTATGGCAAAATCCAAGCTTCAAATTGCTTGTCCCAATGTTCATGAAGACTTGGCTTTAGAACAACATGGTGCTAAAGCAGGTATAGCTGATGATAAATGTTCCAGCAACAGTGATGATTCGGATGTAGATTCACCTTGCTGGCCAGGAACACAGGCATATAAGTCTCTGTTTAGCTGTTCAGTGCCTGTGAATTCAGAAGATTCTAAGGGTCAATCTCCTTTCAGAGTTTCAGTGTCTCCGAAATTAGAACATTCTAAGAATGAAAAAGTGGCACGTAATAGTTTAAATCCTCTGGCACCTGTGTTTATTCCTGCAAATTCTAAACAAAAAGCTGATTATCATCAGAAGGATTGTCATGGAGATAATTCTCTCGCTTCTCAGAATATTGGAGCTTTAGCTGCTATTTCTTCAAGAGAAAATGAATTATTGGGTTCTGCTAGAGCAGGCACATGTCCTTCAGAAAGGATCGATGATATAGgattccatttttcttttgatgccTATGACTCAAGACTCGAGTATGGCAGTCCTTGCTGTTTTCAACCTCCTGGGAAAGAGAGTGTTATCTCTGAAAGTCAGCTTGAAAATGTTACTGGCTGCATGGAGGGTATTGCTAATGCAACATATAATGCGTTAGACAGTGTTGCGGACATGGCACAGGCTGGGCAAAGTTCTAGCATCTCATTCCCTACAACAGAAATTTCCCTGACTTCACATTCAATTGGAGATGGTGTTTTTTCTGATTTAACTCAAAGATTTCAAGAGCCGCCCAAGTCTACACCTCCCAAACTTGAtgttaatttaatgattaatacAATCCAATTTTTGTCGGAGTTGCTTCTACAGAATTATTCATTTGCTTTAGGTTCAATGAGTGAGCATGAACATGATAAGATccttaatataattaataaccTTTATGGTGTTATCAGACATTGGGCTGGTGAAAGAGGTGTAAGGCCCGAATCAAGTCACTTGAGCACTTTATATGGTAAGAGACAAGCAGCTGATCACCGTGAG ATCCAGGTTATTAAGGAGCATGAAATTCCACCAGAAGCCTTATTTTATAGGAAACTGTGGCTTGAGGCTAAAGAAGCTTCTAACTTAATGAAGTATCGAGCGCATGGCTCGCACACGAAACCAGAGCTAGAGAAATGCTGA